In the Syntrophus aciditrophicus SB genome, CACGCTCTTGTCCAGAAAGGATTTTTAAATCAAAGGGAATTGTCCAGTCTGACAGCCTCCGTCAGGTGGTCGGAAAAATCGGGAATGGCCGCCCGAACTCGAACCCAGGCGGGAAGCATGGGGATTCCCACGGGATTCCGGGTGTATTCTTCCGTCGCAATTTGCAGGGAGCTGACGAAGATTTCAGCCGCCTCGATCTCCGCGTGCCTGTCGTGGATCAATCCGTTGATCATGGCCAGAGCGTGATACTTTTCGATGGCGATCCGGGATTCTTCTATGTAAGCTGTATAAAGGGTTCGGAAAAACGACTGGCTCATGAGAATGCCGTCCTGGCTCAGGATGCGGAAAAGGGCCGCGGCAATGTCGGTCGCCATGCGGATCAGCCCGGTTTCCGGCTGGGTTTTGTCCAGGACCTGATGCTTATGCTCATAGGATTCGGTAATTTCCACCTGGCAGATGCGATTGGCGGAAGTGCGCTGATACACTTCGCTCAGGAGGGAAATCTCGAGCCCCCAGGTCGGCGAAACGCGAATGCCCCGCGCCAGAGAACTGATCAGGGCGAATTCACCCGAAAGGGGATAGCGGAAATTGCCGAGGTACTCCAGAAAGGGATTGTAGGTGAGGATCCGCTTCAGCGTCCGGATCAGGGGAATATAGAAAAGACGGGTGGCCCTGCCATAGAGACGGTCTCCCACCCGCGCGTAATACCCCTTGCTGAATTCCAGGTCGATGGCAGGATGAACGACCGGATAAACCAGGCGGGCGAGAAAATCCCTATTATAATTCAGAATATCCGAATCGTGCAGGGCGATGGCGTAAACATCTTCATCGGCAAGAACATATCCCAGAGTCATCCAGACGGATCGTCCCTTTCCGGGTCGTTGAATGTCAAAATCATTGGCCGCCAGTTCCCGATACAATTCCTGCATCCGCGGGCCGTCGTGCCAGACCACATGGACCTCCGTGGGAATAACGGACATCAGTTCCCTCGCCCGCTGGAATTGCCGCTCATCCGCTCTGTCCAGCGACAGGACGATTTTTTTGAGGTAGCGGACCTGTTTCAGCTCCTCGATAATGACTGGCATGGAGGGCGTTTCAAATTCGGAAAACAGGGCCGGAAGAAGGAGCACCGTATGGCGCTTTCTGGTAATCGCCACCAGTTCCTCATCGATTTCTCCAGGAGGCCTCTCCTTCAACCTCTGCAACGTGGTAATCATACCGTGCTGATAGAAATCAGCCATCTCATCTTCCTCCTTTCTGTTTCCAGATTTTGACCATATAGTCCTTCAGGCGCTCGAAGGCTTCGGCCTGAACCTCGAAATGGGCCTCCGCCTCCGCCGGACTTTTATCCCGCAGTTCATTGACCAGAGAGGCGACGCGCCCGTAATAGAGGGGCGCCAGGGTGTCCAGGACCTTGAAACGCTGCCGCGGTGTGGCGTGGAATGCCCCGGCGTAGCGGTAAACCGTGCGGACCCACGTATCAATAGGCAGGAAGAACTGATCCCCTGAATCGACTTCTCCCAGTTTGCGGACGATTTCATAATCTTGTTCGTCGATGATATTCCGCCAGACCGTACCGAAATTTTGCAAACCAACCTTGAAGTATTCGATGAGGTTTTCCTGAGAGATATCAAACGCCGGCGGCTCCTGCCCGACAAACTCCCCCAGGGAGGGAACATCCCGGGATCTGCGGATCTTCAGCCAATAGTCCTCATACCGCTCCATCAACTGGAAGGTGGTCCCCACCACCTGACGGAACATGGGCCCCAGGTCCGCAGAGGGATCCTTCTGCCCGTGGATCTTGGCGCCGAGTTTCGCCTGGCAGATCCGGAACCCGCCGACGATGGCCGAGGTCGTCATCCAGATGTCGACCCCGAATTTGGCCACATCCGTTTCCCAGACATCCTGTTCTAGATAGAATTTGATCAGTGCCGGCGACACCCCGAAATCCCCACCGATGGGTTGCCGGATCTTTTTCCCATACAGGGCCCTTGTCAGGTTATAGGCAATCGTGTTGGTGATGGTTCCATCCAGCTTGAAGCGTTTGTAGTCGGGAGCGACAAAATCGTAGCCCTCGATGACCGGATCCAGAATATTCCGGATCCATTCCGGCGTTATGGAAAGCAGGTCGGAATCGAAGACCGCGATGGCCCGGGCCTTCAGGAAGGAGGCGACTTCAAAAACAGCCCGCAGGCCGGAACCCTTGCCGTGGCTTCCCCGGTAAACGGTCACGACGCTCTCGATATTATAGGATTTCGGATCGATCGCCCGGGCCAGATCCCGGGTATCGTCCGTAGAGCCCCCATCGGAAACCATGACCAGGGCCTTCCTGTCCCGATAGTAGCGATCCAGTCCCGAGATGATGATTTGAACAACCTGGGCGATGGTGTCGCCGCTGTCGTAGGAGGGAACGCCGATGACGATATCGGCGGTTCCGAGCTGTTCGATCTTTGTTCGGACGTGCGGCCTTAACGCCGTGGAAAATCGTATTGCCGTGCTCATGATCCGTTACCTCCAATCAGCAAGATGGCTATATCCATGACATTTGTTCCGGTCGGGCCGGTGACGATCAGCCCTCCGGTCTGTTTGAAAAATCGGAAGGAATCATTCCGCTCCAGAAAGTCGTCGATGGAAAGACCGAGCTCCCCGGCACGCTTCGATATTTCCGCATCGGCCAGCGCCCCCGCGGCCTCGGTGTTGCCGTCGATGCCGTCCGTCCCGGCGCTCAGCAGAAGCAACCCCGGGATATTGCCGATCTCCTTCAGAGCCGCCAGGCACAGTTCCTGATTCCGTCCCCCTTTCCCGTTTCCCCGGACTGTCACTGTCGTCTCTCCACCGAAAAGCAGACAGACAGGGAGGTTCGAAGATTCACGGGTCTGCCTGATCTCTCTGCCGAGCGCGATGAGAGCCTTCGCAACGTCCCGCGCCTCTCCATGAAGGCGG is a window encoding:
- a CDS encoding glycosyl transferase, translating into MADFYQHGMITTLQRLKERPPGEIDEELVAITRKRHTVLLLPALFSEFETPSMPVIIEELKQVRYLKKIVLSLDRADERQFQRARELMSVIPTEVHVVWHDGPRMQELYRELAANDFDIQRPGKGRSVWMTLGYVLADEDVYAIALHDSDILNYNRDFLARLVYPVVHPAIDLEFSKGYYARVGDRLYGRATRLFYIPLIRTLKRILTYNPFLEYLGNFRYPLSGEFALISSLARGIRVSPTWGLEISLLSEVYQRTSANRICQVEITESYEHKHQVLDKTQPETGLIRMATDIAAALFRILSQDGILMSQSFFRTLYTAYIEESRIAIEKYHALAMINGLIHDRHAEIEAAEIFVSSLQIATEEYTRNPVGIPMLPAWVRVRAAIPDFSDHLTEAVRLDNSL
- a CDS encoding glycosyltransferase, producing the protein MSTAIRFSTALRPHVRTKIEQLGTADIVIGVPSYDSGDTIAQVVQIIISGLDRYYRDRKALVMVSDGGSTDDTRDLARAIDPKSYNIESVVTVYRGSHGKGSGLRAVFEVASFLKARAIAVFDSDLLSITPEWIRNILDPVIEGYDFVAPDYKRFKLDGTITNTIAYNLTRALYGKKIRQPIGGDFGVSPALIKFYLEQDVWETDVAKFGVDIWMTTSAIVGGFRICQAKLGAKIHGQKDPSADLGPMFRQVVGTTFQLMERYEDYWLKIRRSRDVPSLGEFVGQEPPAFDISQENLIEYFKVGLQNFGTVWRNIIDEQDYEIVRKLGEVDSGDQFFLPIDTWVRTVYRYAGAFHATPRQRFKVLDTLAPLYYGRVASLVNELRDKSPAEAEAHFEVQAEAFERLKDYMVKIWKQKGGR